From Streptomyces sp. NBC_00690, a single genomic window includes:
- a CDS encoding amino acid ABC transporter ATP-binding protein, with protein MAVVDPLIELRDVNKHFGQLHVLQDINLTVGRGEVVVVIGPSGSGKSTLCRTMNRLETIESGTITIDGEPLPAEGKGLARLRADVGMVFQSFNLFAHKTVLANVSLAPIKVRGRKREEADRRSRELLDRVGLASQADKYPAQLSGGQQQRVAIARALAMEPKVMLFDEPTSALDPEMINEVLEVMQQLARDGMTMVVVTHEMGFARSAANRVIFMADGRCIEDRTPEDFFTHPESERAKDFLSKILKH; from the coding sequence ATGGCCGTCGTCGATCCGTTGATCGAGCTGCGGGACGTCAATAAGCACTTCGGACAGTTGCACGTTCTCCAGGACATCAACCTCACCGTCGGGCGCGGGGAGGTGGTGGTGGTCATCGGGCCGTCGGGCTCGGGGAAGTCGACTCTCTGCCGGACCATGAACCGGCTGGAGACCATCGAGTCGGGCACGATCACCATCGACGGCGAACCCCTGCCGGCGGAGGGCAAGGGCCTGGCCAGATTGCGGGCCGACGTCGGGATGGTCTTCCAGTCCTTCAACCTGTTCGCCCATAAGACCGTCCTGGCCAATGTCTCCCTGGCGCCGATCAAGGTCCGCGGCCGGAAGAGAGAAGAGGCCGATCGGCGCTCCCGGGAACTGCTGGACCGGGTGGGGTTGGCCTCGCAGGCCGACAAGTATCCCGCGCAGCTCTCCGGCGGACAGCAGCAGCGCGTGGCCATCGCGCGAGCGCTCGCCATGGAACCCAAGGTCATGCTGTTCGACGAGCCGACCTCGGCGCTCGACCCGGAGATGATCAACGAGGTCCTTGAGGTGATGCAGCAACTCGCCCGGGACGGAATGACCATGGTCGTCGTCACCCATGAGATGGGCTTCGCCCGTTCGGCGGCCAACCGCGTCATCTTCATGGCCGACGGCCGCTGCATCGAGGACCGGACCCCCGAGGACTTCTTCACCCATCCGGAGAGCGAGCGCGCCAAGGACTTCCTCTCCAAGATCCTCAAGCACTGA
- a CDS encoding glutamate ABC transporter substrate-binding protein produces MRIRRALTALVLAVLAATACGKEGSPPVKGPQPDQLPEYQVNTAFQLEDSPTWRKAKRRGHFVVGVKEDQPYLGEKDPASGLYSGFDIEIARMVSASLGLDPQKIAFRTIASANRETALQNGQIDYYVGTYTINDNRKKLVGFAGPYYMAGQDLLVRADEEDIKGPEDLAGKRVCSASGSTPYQRIQADYPKADLVAYDTYSICVDNLLTYQVDAVTTDNAILTGYAAKAPDELKVVGKPFSEEPYGIGVPRNDNALRLAIDDALEANEKNGNWKKAYEATLGLSGVPAPEPPPIDRYPAS; encoded by the coding sequence ATGCGGATCAGACGTGCCCTGACGGCGCTGGTGCTCGCGGTCCTCGCCGCCACGGCCTGCGGCAAGGAGGGCAGCCCGCCCGTCAAGGGGCCACAACCGGACCAACTGCCCGAGTACCAGGTCAACACGGCCTTCCAGTTGGAGGATTCACCGACCTGGCGCAAGGCGAAGCGGCGCGGTCACTTCGTGGTCGGCGTCAAGGAGGACCAGCCCTACCTCGGCGAGAAGGACCCCGCCAGCGGTCTGTACTCGGGCTTCGACATCGAGATCGCGCGCATGGTGTCTGCCTCGCTCGGGCTCGACCCCCAGAAGATCGCCTTCCGCACGATCGCCTCCGCCAACCGTGAGACGGCGCTCCAGAACGGGCAGATCGACTACTACGTCGGCACCTACACCATCAACGACAACCGCAAGAAGCTCGTCGGCTTCGCCGGCCCGTACTACATGGCCGGCCAGGACCTGCTGGTGCGTGCCGACGAAGAGGACATCAAGGGCCCCGAGGACCTCGCCGGCAAGAGGGTCTGTTCGGCCTCCGGGTCCACTCCGTACCAGCGCATCCAGGCCGACTACCCGAAGGCCGATCTCGTCGCCTACGACACGTACTCCATCTGTGTGGACAACCTGCTCACCTATCAGGTCGACGCGGTCACCACGGACAACGCCATCCTCACCGGGTACGCGGCCAAGGCGCCGGACGAGTTGAAGGTCGTCGGAAAGCCCTTCTCCGAGGAGCCCTACGGAATCGGAGTGCCGCGCAACGACAACGCCCTGCGCCTCGCCATCGATGACGCCCTGGAGGCCAACGAGAAGAACGGCAACTGGAAGAAGGCGTACGAAGCAACGCTCGGTCTCTCCGGGGTCCCGGCACCCGAGCCGCCCCCGATCGACCGCTACCCGGCGAGCTGA
- a CDS encoding amino acid ABC transporter permease, protein MKVLTDNFSTYGEGFLGTVELTVYSSLLALALGFLMASFRVAPVGSFRVIGTVWVTVLRNTPLTLLFFAVLLGLPRFGLVLPFKVFAILALGCYTSAFICEALRSGINTVPKGQGEAARSLGMTFGQTLNNVVLPQAFRSVIPPVGSTIIALAKNSAIAGAFSVTELLGTYKTLSELGYNIIWTFVWIAVGYLIITLSISALFNVLEKRYGVAR, encoded by the coding sequence GTGAAAGTACTCACCGATAACTTCTCCACGTACGGAGAGGGCTTCCTCGGTACCGTCGAACTGACGGTCTACTCCTCGCTCCTCGCGCTCGCCCTCGGATTCCTGATGGCCTCCTTCCGGGTGGCGCCCGTCGGCTCCTTCCGGGTGATCGGCACGGTCTGGGTCACCGTGCTCCGCAACACCCCCCTGACCCTGCTCTTCTTCGCCGTACTCCTCGGACTGCCCCGATTCGGACTGGTCCTGCCCTTCAAGGTGTTCGCAATCCTCGCCCTGGGGTGCTACACCTCCGCCTTCATCTGCGAGGCGCTGCGCTCGGGCATCAACACCGTTCCGAAGGGGCAGGGCGAAGCCGCCCGCAGTCTGGGCATGACGTTCGGCCAGACCCTCAACAACGTGGTGCTGCCGCAGGCATTCCGCAGCGTCATCCCACCGGTCGGTTCGACCATCATCGCCCTGGCCAAGAACTCCGCGATCGCCGGCGCGTTCAGCGTCACCGAACTCCTCGGCACCTACAAGACGCTCAGCGAACTCGGCTACAACATCATCTGGACCTTCGTCTGGATCGCCGTCGGGTATCTGATCATCACCCTGTCCATCAGTGCGCTGTTCAACGTGCTGGAGAAGCGCTATGGAGTCGCCCGATGA
- a CDS encoding DUF6278 family protein: MNIPFLDHWLKRQGADEEEQQAAAESDPERAAAIAELLSECELLRVRAERLGLELDDSPDSLAALDQLPPRWRDDPEELPWVGNDAGLYLGTVIVRTVPGAVWHIWPGGHPVVRLASGREIGVVEAGLDWAVHGAPELAQVYAEAAEA; the protein is encoded by the coding sequence GTGAACATCCCTTTCTTGGACCATTGGCTCAAGCGTCAAGGCGCTGACGAGGAGGAGCAGCAGGCCGCAGCGGAGAGCGACCCGGAGCGGGCGGCTGCCATCGCCGAACTGCTCTCGGAGTGCGAGCTCCTTCGGGTGCGGGCCGAGCGGCTCGGGCTCGAACTGGATGACAGCCCGGATTCGTTGGCCGCACTCGATCAGCTCCCGCCGCGCTGGCGCGACGATCCCGAGGAACTGCCCTGGGTGGGCAATGACGCCGGTCTCTATCTCGGCACGGTCATCGTGCGCACGGTTCCCGGGGCCGTCTGGCACATCTGGCCGGGTGGTCACCCCGTGGTGCGTCTCGCCTCGGGTCGGGAGATCGGTGTGGTCGAGGCGGGTCTGGACTGGGCGGTCCACGGCGCACCGGAGTTGGCGCAGGTGTACGCGGAGGCGGCCGAGGCTTAG